One Thermococcus eurythermalis DNA segment encodes these proteins:
- a CDS encoding CBS domain-containing protein: MDENAPIRVYMTRKLIGVSPDDPVKRACEVMMEFDIGSLVVVENGEVVGFFTKTDIIRRVVIPGKPNTTPVREIMTKKLITADANAPLREVLDTMAKKRIKHILISENGKIVGIFSLSDLLTASRRKLETAIAAE, encoded by the coding sequence ATGGACGAGAACGCCCCGATTAGAGTGTACATGACGAGAAAGCTAATTGGAGTTTCACCGGACGACCCCGTGAAGAGGGCCTGTGAGGTCATGATGGAGTTCGACATCGGCTCTCTCGTCGTAGTGGAGAACGGCGAAGTCGTGGGCTTCTTCACGAAGACCGACATAATACGGCGCGTGGTCATTCCCGGAAAGCCCAACACGACACCAGTCAGGGAGATAATGACCAAGAAGCTGATTACCGCCGACGCAAACGCTCCTCTCAGGGAAGTCCTTGACACAATGGCCAAGAAGCGGATAAAGCACATTCTCATAAGCGAGAACGGGAAGATTGTGGGAATATTCAGCCTCAGCGACCTTCTGACCGCGAGCAGGCGGAAGCTCG
- a CDS encoding class II glutamine amidotransferase: MKAVCRILFATGRGKSLWPLAEALRSSAENDPYRMKRSGRKQHRDGWGYVLLVGGAVHHYRSSAPIFEDEEGFLRLTKLLSGAKEVVLLAHARASTQGSLGLFNVQPFAFSTRRGFSFWFLHNGDLHKDKVIELAGFDENDLREVSDSYAFSAYLCRALQRLEKDELLRHYSIGASLAKSTFNTATLFLLPNGSWRAFLTAYMVEKYRENEAHRDYARLIELEGDGVFAVASSTLELYHDAGWKGVQNGTAYLITPGKIERFSLR, translated from the coding sequence GTGAAGGCCGTGTGCAGGATACTCTTTGCAACGGGCAGGGGAAAATCACTCTGGCCTCTCGCCGAGGCGCTCAGAAGTTCCGCCGAGAACGACCCGTACCGCATGAAGCGGAGCGGGAGGAAGCAGCACCGCGACGGGTGGGGCTACGTCCTCCTTGTGGGCGGGGCCGTGCACCACTACCGCTCGTCAGCCCCGATTTTTGAAGATGAGGAGGGGTTTCTGAGACTCACCAAGCTCCTTTCAGGGGCCAAGGAAGTAGTCCTCCTAGCCCACGCCAGGGCATCTACTCAGGGCTCGCTCGGCCTCTTTAACGTCCAGCCTTTTGCGTTCTCGACGAGACGCGGCTTTTCCTTCTGGTTCCTACACAACGGCGACCTGCACAAGGATAAGGTCATAGAGCTGGCTGGCTTCGACGAAAACGACCTGAGGGAAGTTTCGGACAGCTACGCATTTTCCGCGTACCTCTGCCGGGCCCTCCAGAGACTGGAAAAGGACGAACTGTTAAGGCACTACTCGATTGGGGCATCGCTGGCAAAGAGCACCTTCAACACTGCCACACTGTTCCTGCTTCCCAACGGGAGCTGGAGGGCCTTCTTGACGGCATACATGGTGGAGAAATACCGGGAGAACGAGGCACACAGAGACTACGCGAGGCTCATTGAGCTTGAGGGGGATGGTGTTTTTGCAGTGGCCAGCTCAACGCTGGAGCTCTACCACGATGCGGGCTGGAAAGGAGTTCAGAACGGAACCGCATACCTGATAACACCGGGTAAAATCGAACGCTTTTCCCTGAGGTGA
- a CDS encoding type I restriction endonuclease gives MERAVLNVMSRIGMHRTLYEKNEEAVKQHLIGEIMSALGWDWNNPEEVRPEERTEDGRADYALLINGEIVAFLEAKNLSVNVIKRDEPLRQLARYCFSRGVRYGILTNGAKWVVVKAFAEGTSLRDRILFTVDLEEEPLERAIIKLSLLSKENIRKLERLATLLTAFEMTYKSLLNEGFEEEALLNYLRTRGQPSVVPAAKLSGVEVPKAVYVYEDGWKPLPLGDRSLKGALLAVLDYLEGRSSGEKREEVRKAKKLLSKMELPPEKVVILLREIEKDEGLRIGVEV, from the coding sequence ATGGAGCGTGCAGTCCTCAACGTCATGTCGCGGATTGGTATGCACCGGACACTCTACGAGAAGAACGAGGAGGCCGTGAAGCAACACCTCATCGGCGAGATAATGAGCGCTCTGGGCTGGGACTGGAACAACCCGGAGGAAGTTAGACCCGAGGAGAGGACGGAGGACGGAAGGGCGGACTACGCGCTCCTGATTAACGGTGAGATTGTCGCGTTCCTTGAGGCAAAGAACCTGTCCGTGAACGTCATAAAGAGGGACGAGCCCCTGCGACAGCTCGCCCGCTACTGCTTCAGCAGGGGAGTCAGGTACGGCATCCTCACGAACGGCGCAAAGTGGGTGGTCGTCAAGGCCTTCGCCGAGGGCACTTCGCTCAGGGACAGGATCCTCTTCACGGTGGATTTGGAGGAGGAACCCCTTGAGAGGGCTATCATAAAGCTCTCTCTCCTGTCCAAGGAGAATATAAGGAAGCTGGAGCGCCTTGCGACGCTCTTGACGGCCTTTGAGATGACGTACAAAAGCCTGCTAAACGAGGGCTTTGAAGAAGAAGCCCTTCTGAACTACCTCCGGACAAGGGGTCAGCCTTCTGTAGTGCCCGCTGCCAAGCTTTCGGGCGTTGAAGTGCCGAAGGCCGTTTACGTCTACGAAGACGGCTGGAAGCCCCTCCCCCTCGGGGACAGGAGCCTAAAGGGGGCGCTCCTGGCGGTGCTCGACTATCTTGAGGGGAGGTCAAGCGGAGAAAAGCGGGAAGAGGTTAGAAAAGCCAAGAAACTGCTCTCCAAGATGGAGCTTCCGCCAGAAAAGGTCGTCATTCTCCTTAGGGAGATAGAAAAGGACGAAGGACTGAGGATAGGGGTGGAGGTTTAG